From the genome of Methanobrevibacter smithii ATCC 35061, one region includes:
- the pfdA gene encoding prefoldin subunit alpha — MEGQQKFNQLLNEINVYKQQGDLIQQQIELVRASIAEVDALTNTLDDLEGKDSVEAFVPVGAGSFIKGELKNTDEVIVSIGSGIAVKKDVDGARETIARQKKDLEDSLDKMLANMQQVSDIIGSLSAQAEQLAAVAQGNMSATGLN, encoded by the coding sequence ATGGAAGGTCAGCAAAAATTTAATCAATTACTTAATGAAATAAATGTATACAAACAGCAAGGAGACTTAATTCAGCAACAAATTGAATTAGTCAGAGCTTCCATTGCTGAAGTTGATGCATTAACCAACACTTTGGATGATTTGGAAGGTAAAGATTCTGTTGAAGCTTTCGTACCTGTAGGTGCTGGTTCTTTCATTAAAGGTGAACTTAAAAACACCGATGAAGTTATTGTAAGTATTGGTTCTGGAATAGCTGTTAAAAAAGATGTTGACGGAGCAAGAGAAACTATTGCAAGACAGAAAAAAGATCTTGAAGACAGTTTAGATAAAATGTTAGCTAATATGCAACAGGTGTCTGACATTATCGGATCTTTATCTGCTCAGGCAGAACAGTTAGCTGCTGTTGCTCAAGGAAACATGTCAGCTACCGGATTAAACTAG
- the rpl18a gene encoding 50S ribosomal protein L18Ae yields MITKIYRVKGTFVMGDSYHKFTKEYKATNVADLEEKIYERFGSKHGLNRNQISIKDIAEIAPEDVVDPILKEIL; encoded by the coding sequence ATGATAACAAAAATTTACAGAGTTAAAGGTACTTTTGTAATGGGCGATTCATATCATAAATTTACTAAAGAATACAAAGCTACCAATGTAGCTGATTTAGAAGAAAAAATTTATGAACGTTTTGGAAGTAAACATGGTTTAAACAGAAACCAAATTTCTATTAAAGATATTGCTGAAATCGCACCTGAAGATGTTGTAGACCCAATTTTAAAAGAAATTTTATAA
- a CDS encoding translation initiation factor IF-6: protein MLRRINIVDNPNIGVFILATDDLAVVPYNLLDEKVKLIEETLEVDAVKSSISGCNLIGSLAVANSNGIVVSPHVLDREVKQFEELGLNVATIPGNYTAVGNIVAANDTGAIVSPFLSDEAVKVIEDTLDVNVESTSMVGSDIIGSLITVTNKGFLMDKNATETEVDFARDVFGVEGDIGTVGRGISLVGACSLANSSGAIVAKESTGPEMARVEEALGFLDDL, encoded by the coding sequence ATGTTAAGAAGAATAAACATTGTAGATAATCCTAATATAGGAGTATTTATTTTAGCAACTGATGATTTGGCTGTTGTTCCTTACAATCTTCTTGACGAAAAGGTTAAGCTGATTGAAGAAACACTAGAAGTTGATGCTGTAAAATCTTCTATTTCCGGATGTAACCTTATTGGATCTTTAGCTGTAGCTAATTCAAACGGTATTGTTGTTTCCCCACATGTATTAGATAGAGAAGTTAAACAGTTTGAAGAATTAGGTTTAAATGTAGCTACAATTCCCGGAAATTATACTGCAGTAGGTAATATTGTTGCAGCTAATGATACTGGTGCTATTGTAAGTCCGTTTTTATCTGATGAGGCAGTTAAAGTCATTGAAGATACTTTAGATGTAAATGTTGAATCAACTTCCATGGTCGGAAGCGATATTATCGGTTCACTGATTACAGTTACCAACAAAGGATTTTTAATGGATAAAAATGCTACTGAAACTGAAGTAGACTTTGCTCGTGATGTATTTGGTGTTGAAGGAGATATTGGTACTGTAGGCAGAGGTATTTCTTTAGTTGGGGCATGCTCTCTTGCAAATTCAAGTGGAGCTATTGTAGCTAAAGAAAGTACAGGTCCTGAAATGGCTAGAGTTGAAGAAGCATTAGGCTTTTTAGACGATTTATAA
- a CDS encoding 50S ribosomal protein L31e: MERVYTIPLRNAKKVKRTIRAPRAIREVQNFLFKHMKAEEVKLDESINHEIWARGIQKIPSKITVKAVKDDDGVVEATLAE, from the coding sequence ATGGAAAGAGTTTATACAATTCCACTTAGAAACGCAAAAAAAGTCAAAAGGACTATTAGAGCTCCTAGAGCTATCAGAGAAGTACAAAACTTCTTATTCAAACACATGAAAGCTGAAGAAGTAAAGCTCGATGAATCTATTAATCATGAAATTTGGGCAAGAGGTATCCAAAAAATACCTTCTAAAATTACTGTAAAAGCAGTTAAAGATGATGATGGCGTAGTAGAAGCTACTTTAGCAGAATAG
- a CDS encoding 50S ribosomal protein L39e: MSRNKPLAKKLRMAKANKQNRRIPIWAYAKTNRKLRYRPKPRHWRRNSLKL; encoded by the coding sequence ATGAGTAGAAATAAACCATTAGCTAAAAAATTGAGAATGGCAAAAGCAAATAAACAAAACAGAAGAATTCCAATCTGGGCTTATGCTAAGACTAACCGTAAACTTAGATACAGACCTAAACCTAGACATTGGAGAAGAAACAGTCTTAAATTATAA
- a CDS encoding DUF7411 family protein, whose protein sequence is MKACVLYSGGKDSSFMGVMLKRLGLDVELCTANFGVYDSYIPASLSAKSLGFNHRVLDLDFELLDKTCDMIMEDGFPNDGIKFLHESVVEEISEMYDIIADGTRRDDRTPKLNINQIKSLEDRKDVQYINLDSFGHKTIKLITSNLFEISHEKSNKDNSSDYEVEIRTLIDEKGGNSLDIFPEHYQTRVTGYKK, encoded by the coding sequence ATGAAAGCTTGTGTATTATACAGTGGAGGAAAAGACAGTTCTTTTATGGGTGTTATGCTTAAAAGACTTGGTCTTGATGTTGAATTGTGCACTGCCAATTTCGGTGTTTACGATTCTTATATTCCAGCAAGCCTTTCAGCCAAATCTCTTGGGTTTAATCATAGGGTTCTTGATTTGGATTTTGAACTTTTAGACAAAACCTGTGACATGATTATGGAAGACGGATTTCCCAATGACGGAATAAAATTCCTTCATGAAAGTGTTGTTGAAGAGATTTCTGAAATGTATGATATTATAGCCGATGGAACTAGAAGGGATGATAGAACTCCTAAACTTAATATAAATCAAATTAAAAGTCTTGAAGATAGAAAAGATGTTCAGTATATTAATTTGGATAGTTTTGGTCACAAGACAATTAAATTAATCACATCTAATTTATTTGAAATATCTCATGAAAAAAGCAATAAGGATAACAGCTCTGATTATGAGGTTGAAATAAGGACTTTAATTGATGAAAAAGGAGGAAATTCATTGGATATTTTCCCTGAGCATTATCAAACTCGTGTTACTGGGTATAAAAAATAA
- a CDS encoding DNA-binding protein → MSDLDEIRRKRMAELEARQAAAQGQMQQQAQQQMQQQEAQRQFEEQKKALIAQILTTEARSRLANLKLTKPELVNQIEIQLIQSAQAGSLRGKVTDEQLKVLLRQIAGQKREIKITRK, encoded by the coding sequence ATGAGTGATCTTGATGAAATTCGCCGCAAAAGAATGGCGGAATTAGAAGCCAGACAAGCTGCTGCACAAGGTCAAATGCAACAACAAGCACAACAACAAATGCAACAGCAAGAAGCACAAAGACAATTTGAGGAGCAAAAGAAAGCTTTAATAGCTCAAATTTTGACTACTGAAGCACGTTCCAGATTAGCTAACCTTAAATTGACTAAGCCAGAGCTTGTTAATCAAATTGAAATTCAGTTAATTCAATCTGCTCAGGCCGGCAGTTTAAGAGGTAAAGTAACTGATGAACAGTTAAAAGTACTCTTGAGACAAATAGCTGGTCAGAAAAGAGAAATTAAAATTACAAGGAAATAA
- a CDS encoding 30S ribosomal protein S19e translates to MTTVFDVPADLLIKKVAEEFKNNDKINSPAWSNFVKTGVHKERKPEDVDWWYTRCASIIRRVYMDGPVGVMSLRTFYGGKKDRGVTPEVFRKGSGAIVRNALHQLEDAGYVEKVVGGRVVTPAGRSFLDKISAEIIKDIPNLAKY, encoded by the coding sequence ATGACTACTGTATTTGATGTACCTGCAGATTTATTAATTAAAAAAGTCGCAGAAGAATTTAAAAACAATGATAAAATCAATTCCCCTGCATGGTCCAATTTTGTAAAAACCGGTGTTCACAAAGAAAGAAAACCTGAAGATGTCGACTGGTGGTATACCAGATGTGCATCTATCATCAGAAGAGTGTACATGGACGGACCTGTAGGAGTTATGAGCTTAAGAACTTTCTACGGTGGTAAAAAAGACCGTGGAGTAACTCCTGAAGTATTCAGAAAAGGTAGTGGAGCTATCGTAAGAAACGCGCTACACCAATTAGAAGATGCAGGATATGTTGAAAAAGTTGTAGGTGGAAGAGTTGTTACTCCAGCAGGAAGATCATTCTTAGATAAAATTTCTGCTGAAATCATTAAGGATATTCCTAATCTTGCAAAATATTAA
- a CDS encoding YhbY family RNA-binding protein translates to MSQSKKEMMNRALSAMTMNIGKAGVNDNVIEEIKRQLKANEIVKLKFAKNIAKNKDDYIADIVQKTRSKLIDVRGNVAVIYKKKP, encoded by the coding sequence ATGAGTCAATCAAAAAAAGAAATGATGAATAGAGCTCTTTCCGCTATGACAATGAATATTGGTAAGGCTGGTGTTAATGACAATGTCATTGAAGAAATCAAACGCCAACTTAAAGCTAATGAAATTGTTAAACTTAAATTTGCAAAAAATATCGCTAAAAATAAAGATGATTATATAGCTGACATTGTCCAGAAAACCAGATCTAAACTTATAGATGTTAGAGGAAATGTCGCTGTCATTTATAAAAAAAAGCCTTAG
- a CDS encoding ribonuclease P protein component 4, translating to MSRGKRPKWMIEIAIERMNILFERAEMEFERHPERSNRYVVLAKKLSTKYNTKIPDKWARRYCKRCNKFLYPGHNATVRLVNEEVNILCGECGHVMKIPYHKEKKNKRRARYESIKKRNDE from the coding sequence TTGAGTAGAGGAAAAAGACCAAAATGGATGATTGAAATAGCTATTGAACGTATGAATATTCTTTTTGAGCGTGCTGAGATGGAATTCGAAAGGCACCCGGAAAGAAGTAACCGTTATGTTGTATTAGCTAAGAAATTATCTACCAAGTACAATACCAAAATTCCCGATAAATGGGCAAGAAGGTATTGTAAAAGGTGTAATAAGTTTCTCTACCCTGGTCACAACGCTACAGTCCGGCTGGTTAACGAAGAAGTTAACATTTTATGTGGCGAGTGTGGGCATGTTATGAAAATTCCTTATCATAAGGAGAAAAAAAATAAAAGGAGAGCTAGATATGAGTCAATCAAAAAAAGAAATGATGAATAG
- a CDS encoding PH domain-containing protein codes for MAFLDKVIGHGDVSEEMDKDYVSEFFFDDEEVIQSYQFIRDQIILTNYGIYEVDVQGLSGKKVEVKFFPKDTIKTISFETAGTLDFDVDIKIGVTNNTVVNVDGAAYSEPLSFKVPSSQAAEAKEVVRLVKEHYLF; via the coding sequence ATGGCATTTTTAGATAAAGTAATCGGACATGGTGATGTAAGTGAAGAGATGGACAAAGACTATGTATCAGAATTCTTTTTTGATGATGAAGAAGTAATTCAGTCATACCAATTCATAAGAGACCAAATAATTTTAACCAACTATGGAATCTACGAAGTAGACGTTCAGGGATTAAGCGGTAAAAAAGTAGAAGTCAAATTTTTCCCAAAAGACACAATCAAAACCATTTCTTTTGAAACTGCAGGAACCTTAGACTTTGATGTAGATATTAAAATCGGAGTGACAAACAATACTGTTGTTAATGTGGACGGAGCAGCTTACAGTGAACCATTATCATTTAAAGTACCTTCAAGTCAAGCTGCAGAAGCAAAAGAAGTTGTACGTTTAGTAAAAGAACATTATTTATTTTAA
- a CDS encoding adenylate kinase family protein: protein MNQVIFISGTPCVGKTTLASELSKRLGANLVRVNELAISNDLVLGIDNKKGYKIIDIPELDVVLGEIIDNFDSDKLLIVEGHLSHLCNGADKVIILRVHPSILEERLAGRKYSDSKIRENLEAEALDVCGAEAYEAYGEDVCEIDVSDLSIDETINLVVDVIFDKKDFPFGVIDFMDWLIG, encoded by the coding sequence ATGAATCAAGTTATTTTTATAAGTGGAACTCCATGTGTTGGAAAAACTACATTAGCTAGTGAACTTTCTAAAAGATTGGGTGCTAATTTAGTTAGAGTTAATGAATTGGCTATTAGTAATGATTTAGTTTTGGGAATCGATAATAAAAAGGGTTATAAAATAATTGACATACCTGAATTAGATGTAGTTTTGGGAGAAATTATTGATAATTTTGATTCAGATAAATTACTTATTGTGGAAGGGCATTTGTCTCATTTGTGTAATGGTGCTGATAAAGTAATAATTTTAAGAGTTCATCCAAGTATTTTGGAAGAAAGGCTGGCTGGGCGCAAATATTCTGATTCTAAAATTCGTGAAAACCTTGAAGCAGAGGCACTTGACGTATGTGGAGCTGAAGCATACGAGGCATATGGTGAAGATGTCTGTGAAATAGATGTAAGTGATTTGTCTATTGATGAGACAATTAACCTGGTGGTAGATGTTATTTTTGATAAAAAAGACTTTCCATTTGGTGTGATTGATTTTATGGACTGGCTGATTGGATGA
- a CDS encoding STT3 domain-containing protein yields MNKKTILTISKSAIIILILLAVVFALRAPAADLNILPTGDLKAEYEDASGLPYFSEMDSYYNLRLTENFVDHGYVGDELVDGSNWDMHRNSPDGDKINYELAIVWVTSFFYNIANQFFGDYTVQEVAFWTGAIVASLAVVPAFIFARRLTNDLGAITATLIIVLAPNYFAHTFPGFFDTDMFYYIFSLFFIMFFMESLRSKNLIAKVVFAILSIVSIGLFSQSWTGYIFYVGLMGIFSVVYLILCYVFNIGDSERELYPSKAAWFVHQKDLMSIVILGVIGFIGLAAFKGVDGVLGIFGSLTGLLSLQSTSTVVGGFPNVLISVAELQMPSMLGAGMDSFLLANSNGVINGIGGIFVFFAGLTVLFIFAKRIYDYRNVKQDGNTTKKPPKSQRLASSKKIDDDRKFKISLGSVSKFAKDNEVTEAKRLNLMFATLFIVWVVITALAVSRGSRFITTIVLPFGLMAGIFVGYASDYVKTKLDNDKMLMAVILVTGFFASYPLAAVTVPIFGIILFLLIAIAGGITIYGLKSSKSASTKVPVKKYVAIIAIALALITPTVCGAYQTANQVVPGTSDAMWDSMVWINENTADNTVVASWWDFGYLFEIAADRQVIFDGGSQSGNSRAFWLGQAMTTDNMDLSAGIFRMLGTSGENATNTLTDYTGSPGKATDILIDILPKNAQDAKNALINTYGLTTEQANTIIPLTHPDNPRPVIFVASSDMLQKAGWWSYFGAWDFDKQNSTNFNYYVPSQQVTVEPGSTGRLALINESGLEYDAVITRGTGNNTTTGHTEAVYSNNGSLLKINGSEFNPLNVSRIMVIEGNQLVKNESIAGAPSDSNYTLFLMGENNVYTPIIMHNKLADSMFTRLYLLGGMGQNVFSMVHMENGVSLWQVNYNNTAAGGTSTPAASGATDGNIGTTSPDRA; encoded by the coding sequence ATGAATAAAAAAACAATATTAACAATAAGTAAATCAGCAATCATTATTTTGATTCTGTTAGCTGTTGTTTTTGCATTAAGAGCTCCTGCAGCGGACCTTAATATTTTGCCTACCGGTGATTTGAAGGCAGAATATGAAGATGCTTCAGGTCTTCCTTATTTTAGTGAAATGGATTCATATTATAACTTAAGGTTGACTGAAAATTTCGTTGATCACGGTTATGTAGGAGATGAACTAGTCGATGGTTCAAACTGGGATATGCATAGGAATTCCCCAGATGGAGATAAGATTAATTATGAGTTAGCTATTGTATGGGTAACGTCATTTTTCTACAATATAGCAAACCAGTTCTTCGGTGATTACACTGTTCAGGAAGTTGCATTCTGGACCGGTGCTATTGTAGCATCTCTTGCAGTTGTTCCTGCATTTATCTTTGCTAGACGTCTGACTAATGATTTGGGTGCAATAACAGCTACATTGATAATTGTGCTTGCACCAAACTATTTTGCACACACATTCCCTGGATTTTTTGATACAGATATGTTCTACTATATCTTCTCATTATTCTTCATAATGTTCTTTATGGAGAGCTTGAGGTCTAAAAATCTTATTGCAAAAGTTGTCTTTGCAATATTGTCTATTGTATCTATTGGTCTTTTCTCCCAATCATGGACAGGATACATCTTTTATGTAGGTCTTATGGGTATCTTTTCAGTTGTGTACTTAATATTATGTTATGTATTTAACATTGGTGATAGTGAAAGAGAGTTATACCCAAGTAAGGCTGCTTGGTTCGTACACCAGAAGGATTTAATGTCCATTGTTATTTTAGGTGTTATTGGATTTATCGGTCTTGCAGCATTTAAAGGAGTAGACGGTGTACTTGGAATATTTGGCAGTTTAACTGGTTTATTGTCCTTGCAATCAACTTCAACTGTTGTAGGTGGATTCCCTAATGTACTTATTTCTGTTGCGGAATTGCAAATGCCAAGTATGCTTGGAGCAGGTATGGATTCATTCTTGCTTGCTAATTCCAATGGTGTAATAAACGGTATTGGTGGAATTTTCGTATTCTTCGCTGGTTTAACGGTATTATTTATCTTTGCAAAAAGGATATATGATTATAGAAATGTTAAACAAGACGGAAACACAACTAAAAAACCGCCTAAATCCCAAAGATTGGCATCTTCTAAAAAAATTGATGATGACCGTAAATTTAAAATATCTTTAGGTAGCGTAAGTAAATTTGCCAAAGATAATGAAGTAACTGAAGCTAAACGTTTGAACTTAATGTTTGCTACTCTATTTATAGTATGGGTAGTAATTACAGCACTTGCAGTAAGTAGAGGTTCAAGGTTCATTACCACTATTGTATTGCCATTCGGTTTAATGGCAGGTATATTTGTAGGATATGCTTCTGACTATGTCAAAACTAAACTTGATAATGACAAAATGTTAATGGCAGTTATATTGGTAACAGGATTCTTTGCATCATACCCATTAGCAGCAGTTACAGTACCTATATTCGGTATTATATTATTCCTGTTAATTGCTATAGCTGGTGGAATAACCATATACGGACTGAAATCCAGTAAGTCTGCATCTACTAAAGTACCTGTTAAGAAGTATGTTGCTATTATTGCTATTGCTCTTGCATTGATAACACCTACTGTTTGTGGTGCTTATCAGACTGCTAATCAGGTAGTGCCTGGTACTAGTGATGCTATGTGGGATTCAATGGTATGGATTAATGAAAATACTGCTGATAATACTGTTGTTGCATCCTGGTGGGACTTCGGTTACCTCTTTGAGATTGCTGCTGACAGACAGGTAATCTTTGATGGAGGTAGTCAAAGTGGTAACAGTAGGGCATTCTGGCTAGGTCAGGCGATGACGACGGATAATATGGATTTGTCTGCAGGAATATTTAGAATGTTGGGAACTTCCGGTGAAAATGCTACTAATACATTAACAGATTATACTGGCAGTCCGGGTAAAGCAACTGATATTTTAATTGATATCCTGCCGAAAAACGCACAGGATGCTAAAAATGCATTAATTAATACATATGGTTTAACTACTGAGCAGGCTAATACTATTATTCCGCTTACTCATCCTGATAATCCAAGACCGGTTATCTTTGTAGCAAGTTCAGATATGTTGCAAAAAGCTGGCTGGTGGAGTTACTTTGGTGCGTGGGACTTTGATAAGCAGAATTCCACAAACTTCAATTATTACGTGCCTTCCCAGCAAGTAACTGTTGAACCTGGATCTACTGGCAGATTAGCTTTAATTAATGAATCCGGTTTGGAATATGATGCAGTTATTACTAGAGGTACTGGAAACAACACTACTACTGGTCATACTGAAGCAGTATATTCAAATAACGGTTCTTTACTTAAAATAAACGGATCAGAATTTAATCCATTGAATGTATCCCGTATCATGGTAATTGAAGGTAATCAATTAGTGAAAAATGAATCAATAGCTGGAGCTCCTAGCGATTCCAATTATACATTATTCCTGATGGGTGAAAATAATGTTTACACACCTATTATAATGCATAATAAATTGGCTGATTCAATGTTTACCAGATTGTACCTTTTAGGTGGTATGGGTCAGAATGTATTCTCCATGGTTCATATGGAAAATGGAGTTTCATTATGGCAAGTAAATTATAACAACACGGCTGCTGGCGGAACTAGTACACCTGCTGCATCTGGTGCTACTGATGGAAATATTGGTACTACTAGTCCGGACAGGGCTTAA
- the topA gene encoding DNA topoisomerase I: MNEVIICEKPKSAEKIAKALSSKAKKNVFNKKVKYWTLERDGKDITVLSAVGHLYSLTPDNPKDKVYFDLHWAPLFEIDKKYKNYTKDYVRAIKKYAKDADSYIHACDYDIEGTLIGYHALKYGCGDDALKKSSRMKFSTLTKKDIVEAYENRIPIDRHQVDSGVARHILDFYFGVNISKALMKSVSAAKKRFLKLSAGRVQTPTLSILVDREKEIKKFVPKPYWLIKALLDGEIEADHVDGKIFDKTRAEEIFSNCENSDAAVDKIKYSNSTTKPPVPFNLGGLQSEAYNVFGFSPKKTQTIAQSLYTAGYTSYPRTSSQKLPESLDFKSIFLQLSKNSEFRTHISALPAKLKPNEGKKEDAAHPAIHPTGILPDKLDKDELKIYELIVYRFISVFFEAATFETMSTTLDIGGEKFKFRRRRVTHKGWLEHYPFKKIDNEEFPDVKEGDSIIVKEIVSEEKETKPPARYNQASLIKELEKRELGTKATRADIIDKLYDRKYITGNKIEVNQLGENIIDTLSEYCSNLTSEELTRDFENKLEGIDNDKATRESVVAEGEKEVKVILGDIDKNKVKIGSQIYDAYQESNIVGKCKCGGNLVKKYSPKNKSTFVGCSNYPDCKATYSVPKGANFLKKTCKTCGLPIISFGKPRQHACLDPNCGKENTKPREMKVVGVCPSCGKELIKRSGRYGEFVGCRGFPKCRFTCSLDELKDKVQ, from the coding sequence ATGAATGAAGTAATAATTTGCGAAAAACCAAAATCTGCAGAAAAAATAGCTAAAGCATTGTCTTCTAAAGCTAAAAAGAACGTATTTAATAAAAAAGTTAAATATTGGACATTGGAAAGAGACGGTAAGGATATAACAGTATTGTCTGCTGTCGGACACTTATATTCTTTAACTCCGGATAATCCCAAGGATAAAGTCTATTTTGATTTGCATTGGGCACCATTATTTGAGATTGACAAAAAATATAAGAACTATACCAAGGATTATGTAAGGGCTATTAAAAAATATGCTAAAGATGCTGACAGCTACATTCATGCATGCGATTATGATATTGAAGGAACTTTAATCGGATATCATGCATTAAAATATGGGTGTGGCGATGATGCTTTAAAAAAATCTTCAAGAATGAAGTTTTCCACTTTAACTAAAAAGGATATTGTGGAAGCATATGAAAATAGAATACCTATTGACAGACATCAGGTAGACAGCGGTGTAGCCAGACATATTCTGGACTTTTATTTTGGTGTAAACATATCAAAGGCTTTAATGAAATCTGTAAGCGCAGCCAAAAAAAGATTTTTAAAGTTATCTGCAGGAAGAGTTCAAACTCCGACTTTGTCTATTTTGGTTGACCGTGAAAAAGAGATTAAAAAATTTGTACCTAAACCTTACTGGTTAATTAAAGCTTTACTTGACGGTGAAATTGAAGCGGATCATGTAGATGGAAAAATATTCGATAAAACAAGGGCTGAAGAGATTTTTTCAAACTGTGAAAATAGTGATGCAGCTGTCGATAAAATCAAATATTCCAATTCCACTACAAAACCTCCTGTTCCATTTAATTTAGGTGGTTTGCAGTCTGAAGCTTATAATGTCTTTGGTTTTTCACCTAAAAAAACTCAGACTATTGCTCAAAGCCTTTATACTGCAGGATATACATCTTATCCACGTACTTCATCCCAAAAGTTGCCTGAAAGCCTGGATTTCAAAAGCATATTTTTACAGCTGTCCAAAAATTCCGAATTCAGAACACATATTTCAGCTCTTCCGGCTAAATTAAAACCTAATGAAGGTAAAAAGGAAGATGCTGCTCACCCTGCTATTCATCCGACAGGTATTTTACCTGATAAATTGGACAAGGATGAGTTAAAAATTTATGAACTGATTGTTTACAGGTTTATTTCAGTATTTTTCGAAGCAGCTACCTTTGAAACAATGAGTACCACTTTGGACATTGGCGGTGAAAAATTCAAGTTTAGACGCAGAAGGGTTACCCATAAAGGATGGCTGGAACACTATCCATTTAAGAAAATAGATAATGAGGAATTTCCTGATGTTAAGGAAGGAGATTCCATCATCGTCAAGGAGATTGTATCAGAAGAAAAAGAAACCAAACCTCCTGCAAGATATAATCAGGCTTCTTTAATTAAGGAACTTGAAAAAAGAGAACTTGGAACCAAAGCTACCCGTGCAGATATTATTGATAAGTTATATGACAGAAAATATATAACTGGAAACAAAATTGAGGTTAATCAGCTTGGTGAGAACATAATCGACACTTTAAGCGAGTACTGTTCTAACTTAACAAGTGAAGAGCTGACCCGTGACTTTGAAAATAAACTTGAAGGCATAGACAATGATAAAGCCACCCGTGAAAGTGTTGTAGCTGAAGGTGAAAAGGAAGTTAAGGTTATTTTGGGAGATATTGATAAAAACAAAGTTAAAATCGGTTCACAGATTTATGATGCCTATCAGGAAAGCAATATTGTTGGAAAATGTAAATGCGGCGGAAATCTGGTTAAAAAATACTCTCCTAAAAATAAAAGCACTTTTGTGGGATGTTCTAATTATCCTGACTGTAAAGCAACTTACTCTGTTCCTAAAGGAGCAAATTTCTTAAAGAAAACCTGTAAAACATGTGGATTACCTATTATTTCCTTTGGTAAGCCACGTCAGCATGCATGTCTTGACCCTAACTGTGGTAAAGAGAATACTAAGCCTCGTGAGATGAAAGTAGTTGGTGTGTGTCCTAGTTGTGGTAAAGAACTGATTAAAAGGTCCGGAAGGTATGGAGAATTTGTTGGTTGCAGAGGATTTCCAAAATGTCGCTTTACCTGTTCTTTAGATGAGTTAAAAGATAAAGTCCAATAG